A region from the Desulfoglaeba alkanexedens ALDC genome encodes:
- a CDS encoding transposase translates to MSKDGTKLYQAEAQACRQCETQPRCCRSKSGRPRTVKIDNYEHLRQAMARKMSEPKAREAYRRRKAFAGPVFGHMKNLGFRGLRLRGLEKVKGEFALMSAAHNFLKIVRAVVRGIHFEQGQMMEQAASRGSLLLFECLFRDCLCTTSPIREQRLSRYGSFTRHVCL, encoded by the coding sequence GTGAGCAAAGACGGGACAAAGCTTTATCAGGCCGAGGCTCAAGCCTGCCGACAGTGTGAAACCCAGCCCCGGTGTTGCCGTTCGAAGTCTGGTCGCCCTCGAACCGTCAAAATCGATAACTACGAGCACTTGCGTCAAGCAATGGCACGCAAGATGAGTGAACCGAAAGCGCGGGAAGCCTATCGCAGACGCAAGGCGTTTGCGGGACCCGTCTTTGGGCACATGAAAAATCTTGGGTTTCGAGGTCTACGCCTGCGGGGTCTGGAAAAGGTCAAGGGCGAGTTTGCCCTGATGAGCGCTGCTCACAACTTCCTGAAAATTGTGAGGGCCGTGGTGAGGGGTATCCATTTCGAGCAGGGGCAGATGATGGAGCAGGCTGCCTCAAGAGGCAGCTTGCTCCTTTTTGAATGCCTTTTCAGAGACTGCTTATGCACGACATCCCCCATCCGCGAGCAAAGACTTTCTCGTTACGGTAGTTTCACCCGACATGTTTGCTTATGA
- the pheA gene encoding prephenate dehydratase codes for MTEEIQALREGIDGLDRELLELLNRRMDYARRIGEIKARHGIDPFDPAREEAICRCLTARNRGPLSDESVRAIYREILAASRILQQPLGVAFLGPEWTYSHLAAISLFGHNARYVPHRTLIDVFDALNKNLAHIALVPVENSLEGGIAQTMDLLYERPVVIVRECYLEIAHCLAGRGGEVAAVKRIYGHPHALAQCRRWVFENLRHAELHESASTAQAAQHAAKDPEGAAICSLQAACHHGLKILAERVEDHSGNTTRFFALGHRKNAPTGHDKTSILFAVPDKPGALYTALEPFARWQLNMTRIESRPNRLMPWQYLFFSDFEGHRDDPQIEDSLQALSERTSFLKILGSYPRSDPMKPIRFDFEKVRFGGEN; via the coding sequence GTGACCGAAGAAATCCAAGCGTTGCGAGAAGGGATCGACGGACTGGACCGGGAACTGCTCGAGTTGCTGAACCGGCGCATGGATTATGCCCGGAGGATCGGGGAAATCAAGGCGCGCCACGGGATCGATCCGTTTGATCCCGCGCGGGAAGAGGCCATCTGCCGGTGCCTCACCGCGCGGAACCGCGGGCCGCTTTCCGACGAATCGGTTCGGGCCATCTACCGGGAAATCCTCGCCGCATCGCGAATCCTGCAGCAGCCCCTCGGCGTCGCCTTCCTCGGCCCCGAATGGACCTATTCCCACCTGGCGGCGATTTCGCTTTTCGGACATAACGCCCGCTACGTACCGCACCGCACGCTCATCGACGTCTTCGATGCCCTCAACAAAAACCTGGCCCACATCGCCCTGGTCCCCGTGGAAAATTCGCTGGAAGGAGGCATCGCTCAGACCATGGACCTCCTCTACGAGCGGCCGGTGGTGATCGTTCGGGAATGTTACCTGGAAATCGCCCACTGCCTGGCGGGACGAGGCGGCGAAGTGGCCGCGGTCAAACGCATCTACGGTCATCCTCACGCCCTGGCCCAATGCCGCCGCTGGGTCTTTGAAAACCTGCGCCATGCCGAATTACACGAGAGCGCTTCCACGGCCCAGGCCGCCCAGCATGCCGCCAAGGACCCGGAGGGTGCCGCCATCTGCAGCCTGCAGGCCGCCTGCCATCACGGCCTGAAGATCCTCGCGGAGCGGGTCGAAGACCATTCGGGGAACACCACGCGCTTTTTTGCTTTGGGTCATCGAAAGAACGCCCCCACGGGACACGACAAGACGAGCATTCTCTTCGCCGTTCCGGACAAACCGGGGGCCCTCTACACGGCTCTGGAACCCTTCGCCAGGTGGCAGCTCAACATGACCCGGATCGAGTCTCGACCCAACCGGTTGATGCCTTGGCAGTATCTTTTCTTTTCCGACTTCGAAGGCCACCGGGACGATCCCCAGATAGAGGACTCGCTTCAGGCGCTTTCCGAGCGGACCTCATTTCTGAAAATTCTGGGTTCCTACCCGAGAAGCGATCCAATGAAACCCATCCGGTTCGATTTCGAGAAGGTACGCTTCGGTGGTGAAAACTGA
- a CDS encoding YibE/F family protein, producing the protein MAGVRRRRLAGVCAIVCLTAACFLFPSSYGDRVDDQAVRCAGRVVAVDDSQVQQVGLIRKGSQLLMLQIEDGPFEGRQVQAVNQLLGRMDIDKVFRPGDRALLVLSLNPKGEIVFVAAQDHWRIGWEIGLLGLFCLLLLVFAGWTGAKAIGSFLFSAVFIWRVMIPAFLEGWDPVPVALAGTSLLTGVIVFMVAGFTWRGLTAFLGAMLGVITSCVLAMVFVPLFHTNGAVLPFSETMLYAGYAHLSLPRLFVAAIFVAASGALMDLAMDVAAAMEEVARARPDYTFSRLLSSGLKVGRAVVGTMTTTLLLAYSGGYMTLLMTFMAQGVPVVNLMNHVYVASEILKTLVGSFGLVTVAPFTAVAGAFIYGRVWSVTAFGQPPLGAREIAGPETASSLPLD; encoded by the coding sequence ATGGCGGGCGTTAGGAGACGTCGCCTGGCAGGGGTTTGCGCCATCGTCTGCCTTACGGCGGCATGTTTTCTCTTTCCGTCGTCCTATGGCGATCGCGTGGACGACCAGGCGGTTCGGTGCGCCGGGCGGGTTGTTGCCGTGGACGATTCTCAGGTTCAGCAAGTCGGACTGATCCGGAAGGGCTCCCAACTTCTCATGCTCCAGATAGAAGACGGCCCCTTCGAGGGCAGGCAGGTCCAGGCCGTGAACCAGTTGCTGGGGCGAATGGACATCGACAAGGTCTTCCGGCCGGGAGACCGAGCTCTCTTGGTCTTGTCTCTGAATCCCAAAGGGGAAATCGTCTTTGTCGCCGCCCAGGACCATTGGCGCATCGGATGGGAAATCGGCTTACTGGGGCTCTTTTGCCTGTTGCTCTTGGTCTTCGCCGGCTGGACGGGGGCCAAGGCCATCGGATCCTTTCTCTTTTCCGCTGTCTTCATCTGGAGAGTCATGATCCCCGCCTTCCTGGAAGGTTGGGACCCCGTCCCTGTAGCCCTGGCCGGCACGTCGCTCCTCACCGGAGTGATCGTCTTCATGGTGGCGGGATTCACTTGGCGCGGTCTGACCGCCTTCCTGGGGGCCATGCTGGGGGTGATTACCAGCTGCGTTCTCGCCATGGTCTTCGTGCCGCTTTTCCACACCAACGGGGCGGTACTGCCCTTTTCCGAAACCATGCTGTACGCAGGATATGCCCATTTGAGTCTTCCGCGGCTTTTCGTGGCGGCCATTTTCGTGGCGGCATCCGGGGCCCTCATGGACCTGGCCATGGATGTGGCCGCGGCCATGGAGGAAGTGGCACGCGCCCGGCCGGATTATACCTTTTCCCGGCTCCTTTCTTCCGGGCTTAAGGTGGGCCGCGCCGTTGTGGGTACAATGACCACGACGCTGCTGCTGGCCTACTCCGGAGGCTACATGACACTCCTGATGACCTTCATGGCTCAGGGAGTGCCGGTGGTCAATCTCATGAACCATGTGTATGTGGCTTCGGAAATCCTGAAGACCCTGGTGGGAAGCTTCGGCCTGGTGACCGTTGCGCCCTTCACAGCCGTTGCGGGCGCGTTCATCTATGGGCGCGTGTGGAGTGTGACGGCATTCGGCCAACCGCCGCTGGGGGCAAGGGAAATCGCTGGACCCGAGACGGCTTCCAGTCTCCCATTGGATTGA
- a CDS encoding 3-dehydroquinate synthase II — protein MKEAWVQLEEWSKDLATTPLESGAAALVFTPGYAQSARGSWAAQSDCRGRRSDAGKGRLLPGAQDGEGRAEEGTLFLQNAETVCLVTSEGEARSVAALEPADAVLVSMEAGARRFGRSVEETIWEK, from the coding sequence ATGAAGGAAGCGTGGGTGCAGTTGGAAGAATGGTCCAAGGATCTTGCGACGACGCCGCTGGAAAGCGGGGCCGCGGCCTTGGTATTTACTCCGGGCTACGCTCAGAGCGCCAGGGGGTCTTGGGCGGCTCAGAGTGATTGCCGAGGACGGAGATCCGACGCCGGGAAAGGACGTCTTCTTCCTGGAGCACAAGACGGCGAGGGACGAGCGGAAGAGGGGACTCTTTTCCTTCAAAACGCGGAGACCGTGTGTCTTGTGACCTCGGAAGGGGAAGCGCGTTCCGTGGCGGCTCTGGAGCCGGCTGACGCGGTGTTGGTATCCATGGAGGCCGGGGCCCGCCGTTTCGGGAGGTCCGTTGAAGAAACCATTTGGGAGAAATGA
- a CDS encoding acetyl-CoA acetyltransferase, whose translation MAKGIKNKVAIIGMGCTKFGELWDKSASDLIVDAYKEAMEDAGIEKKHIDAAWFSSCVDEVNVGKGGFPLARTLKLPFLPVTRTENFCASGTEAFRGACYAVASGACDIALALGVEKLKDTGYGGLPDFGQLMGVERRVIGPNLTAPGAFAMMATKYFNRYGLSPEEGKRVLAHISSKSHHNGTLCPKAHLRREVSIEQIMKAPMIAWPLGLFDCCGVSDGAAAAIVVRADMAKDFRKDPIYVKALQIAITSGEEEGYRSWDGAHVEPTCRAAIRAYEEAGITNPREEISMMDVHDCFSITELVTYEDLQISPRGKAREDVEAGFFDLDGKIPCQTDGGLKCFGHPIGASGLRMLYEEYQQLQGKAGERQVKNPRIGLTHNLGGFPHMSVCSVAIVGNEL comes from the coding sequence ATGGCAAAAGGGATAAAGAACAAGGTTGCTATAATAGGGATGGGTTGCACAAAATTTGGCGAATTATGGGATAAAAGTGCTTCTGATTTGATAGTTGATGCATATAAAGAGGCAATGGAAGATGCCGGTATAGAGAAGAAGCACATAGATGCCGCCTGGTTCAGCAGTTGTGTTGATGAAGTCAATGTTGGCAAAGGCGGGTTTCCGTTGGCAAGAACCTTAAAGCTGCCCTTTCTCCCTGTAACAAGAACGGAAAATTTCTGTGCATCGGGGACTGAGGCATTTCGCGGTGCCTGTTATGCTGTGGCCTCCGGCGCCTGCGACATTGCTCTGGCTCTTGGCGTGGAGAAGCTCAAGGATACAGGGTATGGCGGATTGCCTGATTTCGGGCAGTTAATGGGCGTAGAAAGAAGGGTTATAGGGCCTAACCTAACGGCGCCGGGTGCGTTTGCCATGATGGCAACCAAATATTTTAATCGTTATGGCCTTTCACCGGAGGAAGGCAAAAGGGTTCTGGCGCATATATCGTCAAAGAGTCATCACAATGGAACGCTCTGCCCAAAGGCTCATCTGCGCAGAGAGGTTTCTATTGAGCAAATCATGAAAGCGCCGATGATAGCCTGGCCGCTGGGTCTTTTTGATTGCTGTGGCGTGAGCGATGGAGCGGCGGCAGCCATCGTTGTTCGTGCTGATATGGCTAAGGATTTTAGGAAGGATCCCATTTACGTGAAGGCCCTTCAAATTGCTATAACCTCTGGAGAGGAAGAGGGTTATAGAAGCTGGGATGGCGCCCATGTGGAGCCGACATGTCGCGCGGCAATCAGGGCTTATGAAGAAGCAGGGATAACAAACCCACGGGAAGAGATAAGTATGATGGACGTCCATGACTGTTTTTCTATTACTGAGCTTGTGACATATGAGGATCTTCAGATATCCCCGAGAGGAAAGGCGAGAGAGGATGTGGAGGCAGGTTTTTTTGATCTGGATGGCAAAATACCCTGCCAGACCGATGGAGGGTTGAAGTGTTTTGGTCATCCGATTGGAGCATCGGGTCTCAGGATGCTTTATGAGGAGTATCAGCAGCTTCAGGGGAAGGCCGGAGAAAGACAGGTGAAAAATCCAAGAATAGGACTTACTCACAATCTGGGTGGATTCCCGCATATGAGCGTCTGCAGTGTAGCGATTGTGGGAAATGAGCTATAA
- a CDS encoding YeeE/YedE thiosulfate transporter family protein: MKWSRKEHTTMKWKTEDGGWSPYLAGALVGLLAIASVYATTRWMHKTSYLGASTTFVRAAGLLERTIAPDRVAANEYYTKEKVKVDWQFMLVLGIFAGAVIGSTTDKSFKMESVPPIWRERFGASIWMRAIAAFVGGIVAMLGARMADGCPSGHGLSGMMQLSASSFVVMGLFFGVGVIFAALIYRRKAQ, encoded by the coding sequence CTGAAATGGAGTAGAAAGGAGCACACGACGATGAAGTGGAAAACAGAAGACGGCGGATGGAGTCCCTACCTAGCGGGAGCATTGGTGGGACTACTGGCCATTGCTTCAGTCTATGCGACAACTCGGTGGATGCACAAAACAAGCTACCTTGGTGCATCAACGACTTTTGTGCGGGCCGCAGGACTACTTGAACGGACAATCGCCCCGGATCGCGTTGCTGCCAACGAGTACTACACCAAGGAGAAGGTAAAGGTGGATTGGCAGTTCATGCTTGTTTTGGGAATTTTCGCCGGAGCTGTGATTGGTTCGACAACAGATAAGAGCTTTAAGATGGAGAGTGTTCCGCCCATATGGCGAGAACGGTTTGGTGCGTCCATATGGATGCGAGCTATAGCGGCCTTTGTCGGAGGCATTGTTGCGATGCTCGGTGCCCGCATGGCGGACGGTTGTCCCAGCGGACACGGCCTCAGCGGCATGATGCAGCTATCGGCAAGTTCGTTTGTCGTCATGGGCTTGTTCTTTGGGGTAGGGGTGATCTTTGCCGCCCTGATCTATAGGAGGAAAGCGCAATGA
- the prxU gene encoding thioredoxin-dependent peroxiredoxin (Most members of this family contain a selenocysteine.) — MAEMKDGCVKPARGPIMPTIEPSAIARETLSLKEVKMLARVGQEAIDFEANAYIEGVGLQPVKFSDYKGKWIALCFYPGDFTFVUPTELAAVAARYDELKALGVEVLAMSTDSRFVHKVWQEQELSRMVEGGVPFPLLEDAGGKIGTIYGVYDEAAGVDIRGRFIIDPDFVIRAMEVLTPEVGRSPEELIRQIKAFQHVHATGEVTPSGWQPGQTTLKPGPELVGRVWEVWKP, encoded by the coding sequence ATGGCAGAAATGAAAGATGGTTGTGTTAAGCCGGCACGTGGGCCGATTATGCCCACCATTGAGCCCTCGGCCATAGCCAGGGAAACTCTATCATTAAAGGAGGTTAAGATGTTAGCAAGAGTCGGTCAGGAAGCTATTGACTTTGAAGCAAACGCTTACATCGAGGGTGTAGGTTTGCAGCCTGTCAAATTCAGCGATTACAAAGGTAAATGGATAGCCCTTTGCTTCTATCCGGGGGATTTTACTTTTGTTTGACCGACCGAATTGGCGGCGGTCGCCGCCCGCTATGACGAGCTTAAGGCACTTGGGGTAGAAGTGCTGGCCATGAGCACCGACAGCCGCTTCGTGCATAAGGTTTGGCAGGAGCAAGAGTTGTCCAGAATGGTCGAGGGTGGTGTACCGTTCCCATTGCTCGAAGATGCTGGTGGGAAGATAGGCACAATTTATGGGGTGTATGATGAAGCGGCTGGGGTAGACATTCGCGGTCGGTTCATCATTGACCCGGACTTTGTGATACGAGCGATGGAAGTGCTGACCCCTGAGGTGGGTCGGAGTCCTGAGGAGTTGATCAGGCAAATCAAAGCGTTCCAACACGTGCATGCCACAGGAGAGGTAACGCCGTCAGGCTGGCAACCGGGTCAAACCACGCTCAAGCCTGGTCCGGAGCTGGTAGGGAGAGTATGGGAGGTCTGGAAGCCCTAA
- a CDS encoding MBL fold metallo-hydrolase: MYFKQITVPGLGCNSYVIGCPGAKEAVVVDPKRDVQDYMDISRDEGMKITHIIETHVHADHVSGNQELKSRTGAAIYYGEGTPVTFDHKELKEGDIIEFGMVKLEILSTPGHTPNSISILVTDKARANIPELILTGDLLFVGSIGRPDLAGAEVLEEQVKNLYHSLYEKVLRLPDYLEVFPAHGQGSLCGKGLSAKASSTLGYERQTQPLLQLPGFGAFHDQIASVFPVRPKSFTHIISTNTYGAPLLERCPVEQTLNPDQFEQIRQQGATIIDTRDTACFGGFHIPGAINIGFENQMANWIGMVVDPLDKLLLVVDHRDRYEEMTTQLHRIGYDNIYGYLSGGIAAWISSGMPIDSLSPISAQILKQKLDKKDFGQIVDVRTPEERAQGHIPDSWHIPMTDILEKSPDIPKDEEVIVVCSTGYRSNIVASHLKQDGFSHVHSLAGGLIAWQNAGYGLVD; encoded by the coding sequence ATGTATTTTAAACAGATTACCGTGCCTGGATTGGGTTGCAATTCCTATGTTATCGGCTGTCCAGGAGCAAAAGAAGCGGTTGTTGTGGACCCGAAACGCGATGTGCAGGATTACATGGACATATCCAGGGATGAAGGTATGAAAATAACCCATATCATTGAAACCCATGTGCACGCCGATCATGTAAGCGGCAACCAGGAATTAAAATCCCGCACTGGAGCGGCCATTTACTACGGTGAAGGCACGCCCGTGACCTTTGATCATAAAGAACTGAAAGAAGGTGATATCATTGAATTCGGCATGGTCAAACTAGAAATTTTGAGTACCCCAGGCCATACGCCGAACTCCATATCGATTCTGGTAACGGACAAGGCCCGCGCTAACATACCCGAGCTGATTCTTACAGGAGACCTTCTTTTCGTCGGTTCTATCGGCCGGCCGGATCTGGCTGGAGCGGAAGTCTTAGAGGAACAGGTGAAAAATCTGTATCATTCTCTTTATGAGAAAGTGCTTCGCTTGCCGGATTATTTGGAGGTTTTCCCTGCCCATGGTCAGGGTTCCCTATGCGGCAAAGGATTAAGTGCCAAGGCCAGCAGCACTTTAGGCTATGAACGTCAGACACAGCCCCTGCTTCAATTACCGGGGTTTGGTGCGTTTCACGATCAGATTGCGAGTGTTTTTCCTGTCAGGCCAAAAAGTTTTACGCACATTATCAGTACCAATACCTATGGCGCTCCGCTTCTGGAGCGCTGTCCGGTGGAGCAAACGCTGAATCCCGACCAATTTGAACAGATCCGCCAACAAGGTGCAACTATTATCGATACCCGGGACACGGCTTGTTTTGGTGGATTTCATATCCCCGGCGCAATAAATATCGGATTTGAAAACCAGATGGCCAACTGGATCGGCATGGTTGTTGATCCTCTGGACAAGCTACTGCTGGTGGTGGATCACCGGGATAGGTATGAAGAAATGACGACGCAACTGCACAGAATCGGTTATGATAATATATATGGTTATCTTTCGGGCGGCATAGCCGCCTGGATTTCCAGCGGCATGCCCATTGACAGCTTATCGCCGATCTCCGCCCAAATACTTAAACAGAAATTGGACAAGAAGGATTTCGGCCAAATCGTGGATGTTCGGACCCCCGAAGAAAGGGCGCAAGGCCATATACCGGATTCATGGCACATACCCATGACCGATATTCTGGAAAAAAGTCCGGACATTCCGAAAGATGAAGAAGTAATTGTGGTTTGCAGCACCGGATATAGGTCTAATATCGTCGCAAGCCATCTCAAACAGGATGGATTCAGCCACGTGCACAGTCTGGCTGGAGGCCTCATTGCCTGGCAGAATGCAGGCTATGGTCTTGTAGACTGA
- a CDS encoding DUF6691 family protein, whose protein sequence is MSIDQTLGLVTGVIFGFLLQKGRVLRFEKQVGAMLLKDMTMPKFMLSAILVGMVGIQLLATTEVINLSHKPMNLGGVLLGGILFGCGWAVMGLCPGTSVGAFGEGRWHAVFAIAGMIAGAALYSELYPLLKSTVLAWKDFGKIGLADVLGVSPWLIVPIFWAGIVWLFVWFERKKL, encoded by the coding sequence ATGAGCATCGATCAGACACTCGGATTGGTTACAGGAGTGATCTTCGGATTCCTCTTGCAGAAAGGGCGCGTTCTCCGATTCGAAAAGCAGGTGGGCGCCATGCTGCTGAAGGACATGACAATGCCCAAGTTCATGCTGTCTGCCATATTGGTCGGCATGGTTGGCATACAGCTTCTTGCAACGACTGAAGTCATAAATCTCAGCCATAAGCCTATGAACCTTGGTGGCGTCTTGCTGGGAGGCATCCTTTTTGGTTGTGGCTGGGCGGTGATGGGTTTATGTCCTGGCACCTCTGTGGGGGCGTTTGGTGAAGGGCGCTGGCATGCCGTGTTTGCCATTGCTGGAATGATTGCGGGTGCAGCTCTCTATTCGGAGCTTTACCCACTCTTAAAATCGACGGTTCTGGCATGGAAGGACTTCGGCAAGATAGGACTGGCCGACGTGCTTGGCGTTTCCCCATGGCTCATAGTTCCTATATTCTGGGCTGGAATTGTCTGGCTTTTCGTTTGGTTTGAGCGGAAGAAGCTCTGA
- a CDS encoding alkaline phosphatase, with protein sequence MRTEMVRAKKVAKALVLFGLVALSALQPQGGLWAADDYPRTAKYIFLFIGDGMGIPQRAAASAYTGKPLTVDTFPAQGVTTTAAADRFITDSAAAGTAMASGTKSRIGYLGVDPNLRPVKTLAEMAKEQGKKVGIVSSVSIDHATPAAFYAHVPSRSMYHEIGMALVKSDFDFFGGGGFKDPDGKKSKAPQGNVLEAARSAGYTLVDNKRDFMALKNSPGLKVIAINPWLQDSAAMPYEIDRRSEDISLAEFTEKAVELLDNPQGFFLMVEGGKIDWACHANDGVAAIRDTLALDEAVRVAFHFYEKHPQETLIVVTGDHECGGLTLGFAGTKYETEFNMLKHQKVSFQKFSDEVLKQFRQECGADCDFEKIKPVITANFGLKFTGDPQSDPLVLKPYQEAMLREAFERSMAAERIKADDPETYLLYGDYDPLTVTLTHVLNNNAGLGWTSFQHTGAPVTTSAVGVGAELFNGYYDNTDLAKKTMSVMGLTPQVVYMAEAA encoded by the coding sequence ATGCGGACTGAGATGGTGCGAGCAAAAAAGGTGGCAAAGGCGCTGGTTTTGTTCGGACTCGTGGCCCTTTCGGCCCTGCAGCCGCAAGGCGGGCTCTGGGCAGCCGACGACTATCCCCGTACGGCCAAATATATTTTCTTATTCATCGGGGACGGCATGGGCATTCCCCAGCGGGCCGCCGCATCGGCGTACACCGGAAAGCCCCTCACCGTGGATACCTTTCCCGCCCAGGGGGTGACCACTACCGCTGCGGCCGACCGCTTCATCACAGATTCCGCGGCGGCGGGTACCGCCATGGCATCGGGAACCAAGAGCAGGATCGGTTACTTGGGTGTGGATCCCAACCTGAGGCCGGTCAAGACCCTGGCTGAGATGGCCAAAGAGCAGGGAAAGAAGGTGGGCATCGTTTCCAGCGTGAGTATCGATCATGCCACGCCGGCGGCTTTCTATGCCCACGTTCCGTCCCGGAGCATGTACCATGAAATCGGCATGGCCTTGGTGAAAAGCGATTTCGACTTCTTCGGCGGCGGCGGGTTCAAGGATCCCGATGGCAAGAAGTCCAAGGCGCCGCAGGGTAACGTGCTGGAGGCGGCCCGTTCGGCCGGCTATACCCTGGTGGACAACAAGCGGGACTTCATGGCCCTGAAGAACTCCCCCGGCCTCAAGGTGATCGCCATCAACCCGTGGCTTCAGGACAGTGCCGCCATGCCCTACGAGATCGACCGAAGGTCCGAAGACATCTCCCTGGCCGAATTTACCGAAAAGGCCGTGGAGCTTCTCGACAACCCGCAGGGGTTCTTCCTCATGGTCGAAGGCGGAAAGATCGACTGGGCATGCCATGCGAACGATGGCGTGGCCGCCATCAGAGACACCTTGGCGTTGGACGAAGCCGTGCGGGTGGCCTTTCACTTCTATGAAAAACATCCCCAGGAAACGCTTATAGTGGTGACGGGGGATCATGAATGCGGAGGGCTCACCCTGGGATTTGCCGGAACCAAGTACGAGACGGAATTCAACATGCTGAAGCACCAGAAGGTGTCGTTTCAGAAATTCAGCGACGAGGTGTTGAAGCAGTTCCGGCAGGAATGCGGTGCCGACTGTGATTTCGAAAAGATCAAGCCCGTTATCACCGCCAATTTCGGATTGAAGTTCACCGGGGATCCCCAATCGGATCCGCTCGTGCTAAAGCCCTACCAGGAGGCCATGCTTCGAGAGGCTTTTGAACGGTCCATGGCGGCGGAACGGATCAAGGCCGATGATCCCGAAACCTACCTCCTGTATGGGGACTACGACCCGCTCACCGTGACCCTCACCCATGTACTCAACAACAACGCCGGGCTCGGCTGGACTTCGTTCCAGCACACGGGCGCGCCCGTCACCACGTCGGCCGTTGGGGTGGGAGCAGAGCTTTTTAACGGCTACTATGACAACACGGATCTGGCCAAAAAGACCATGTCCGTTATGGGCCTGACGCCCCAGGTGGTCTACATGGCCGAAGCGGCCTGA
- a CDS encoding hydroxymethylglutaryl-CoA synthase family protein: MAGITSYGAYIPRYRMNRKVIFDQFGWFNPANASVARGEKAVANYDEDTITMAVAAATDCLNGRDRKEVDGVYLASVSLPFAERQNAVIVSDALNCSSKLRTADFGGSLRSGTTALLSAFDAADAGGNIMVCAADSRVGKPGSAQEYTFGDGAAALLVGNDGVVAEFKGSFSVSRDFIDYRRLPQEKFGHEWEARWIRDEGYGKIIPEAAFGLLRNYGLDIKDFAKIVIACPVQAAFVGLVKTLGAKPEQIQDNMMSNVGDSGSALPFMMFVAALEEAKPGDKIMVISYGNGSDAIYFEVTDEIEKVKKGRKGIKGCLSEKEALPIYGKYLVFKNIIPIEAGIRGEEIPPTAMSVLWREGRTISALVGSRCKVCGTPQYPRHRVCVNPDCGAVDQMEDYHFSDKTGTVNSYTGDNLAFCWDPPQIYGSVDFGDGGRIFLEFTDCELGSLKVGMPVFMSFRKKYADPQRGHYGYFWKAVPVK, from the coding sequence ATGGCAGGTATTACGTCTTATGGTGCTTACATTCCCCGGTATAGGATGAATCGGAAGGTGATTTTTGATCAGTTTGGGTGGTTCAATCCGGCGAATGCAAGTGTGGCAAGGGGAGAAAAGGCCGTTGCAAATTATGATGAGGACACTATTACAATGGCTGTTGCAGCGGCCACCGACTGCCTCAATGGCAGGGATAGGAAGGAAGTCGATGGTGTGTATTTGGCTTCTGTATCTCTTCCATTTGCCGAGAGGCAAAATGCAGTGATTGTTTCGGATGCCCTTAATTGTTCCTCCAAATTACGGACAGCGGATTTCGGTGGTTCGCTCAGATCCGGCACCACGGCTCTTCTTTCGGCCTTTGATGCGGCAGATGCCGGGGGCAATATAATGGTTTGTGCCGCTGATTCAAGGGTGGGGAAGCCTGGCAGTGCTCAGGAGTATACATTTGGAGATGGTGCAGCAGCTCTATTGGTAGGGAATGATGGGGTTGTTGCGGAGTTTAAGGGCTCTTTTTCGGTTTCGCGTGATTTTATTGATTATCGGCGTCTGCCGCAGGAAAAGTTTGGGCATGAATGGGAGGCGAGATGGATTCGGGATGAAGGTTATGGAAAGATTATACCCGAGGCCGCCTTCGGGCTGCTCAGGAACTACGGTTTGGACATAAAAGACTTTGCCAAGATTGTAATCGCCTGTCCTGTACAGGCTGCGTTTGTCGGACTGGTTAAGACTTTAGGTGCAAAACCTGAGCAGATTCAGGATAACATGATGTCAAACGTTGGCGATTCGGGGTCAGCATTGCCTTTTATGATGTTTGTGGCGGCGCTTGAAGAGGCAAAACCCGGAGATAAGATTATGGTTATCAGCTATGGCAATGGTAGTGATGCGATCTATTTTGAGGTAACTGATGAGATAGAGAAAGTAAAAAAGGGAAGGAAGGGCATCAAAGGTTGCCTTTCCGAGAAAGAAGCCCTTCCCATTTATGGGAAATATCTTGTTTTCAAAAATATTATACCCATAGAGGCGGGGATTCGAGGTGAGGAAATTCCCCCTACGGCAATGTCTGTTCTCTGGCGAGAGGGCAGGACCATTTCAGCCCTTGTCGGCTCGAGATGCAAGGTATGCGGCACCCCTCAGTATCCGAGACACAGGGTGTGTGTAAATCCTGATTGCGGCGCTGTTGATCAGATGGAAGATTACCATTTTTCCGATAAGACAGGGACTGTCAATTCTTATACCGGAGATAATCTGGCCTTTTGCTGGGATCCGCCCCAAATTTACGGTTCCGTTGATTTTGGAGACGGTGGGAGGATATTTCTTGAATTTACAGATTGCGAACTTGGTTCTCTAAAGGTTGGAATGCCCGTTTTCATGAGCTTTCGCAAGAAATATGCCGATCCACAGAGAGGGCATTACGGTTATTTCTGGAAGGCTGTACCGGTTAAATAG